A single genomic interval of Daucus carota subsp. sativus chromosome 1, DH1 v3.0, whole genome shotgun sequence harbors:
- the LOC108204859 gene encoding protein FAR-RED IMPAIRED RESPONSE 1 isoform X2, whose protein sequence is MVDVVDEVCGRDGEIVHYPRTDSLGIEGDADLEPRDGIEFESHEAAYSFYQEYAKSMGFTTSIKNSRRSKKSKEFIDAKFACSRYGLTPESDSGGSRRPCVKKTDCKASMHVKRKRDGKWYIHEFVKKHNHELLPALAYHFRVHRNVKLAEKSNMDILHAVSERTRKMYVQMSKQTGGDRKDDILRTDLNFQSEKGRCLALEVGDAQLMLEYFVHIQKENPYFFYAVDLNENQQLRNLLWVDAKSRRDYGNFSDVVSFDTKYMKNNDKMPFAPFVGVNHHFQPMLLGCALLADESKATYVWLMKTWLRAMSGTAPNVIITDQEKSLAAAIKEVFPTSRHCFSLWHVLERIPDILDDVIKRHENFMEKFSKCIFKSLTDEQFDMKWWKMISRFELQENDWIHSLYEDRKRWVPTFMKDTFLAGMSTLQRSESVNSYFDKYIHKKITLKEFVRQYGTILQNRYEEEAISDFDTWHKQPALKSPSPWEKQMSTVYTHSIFKKFQVEVLGVVGCHPKKESECATSMTFIVDDCEKSKSFTVMFDAAKSEVSCSCLLFQYKGYLCRHSMIVLQICGLSSIPSQYILKRWTKDAKNCQSIIEGAERKQSRVQLYNGLCKYAIELAEEGSLSEKSYNIAFRAIVEALKTCVNVNNKGAAESSSTTQGLRDGEEEQQAIFASEGLKKRKNMGKKRKVQAPPESMPVEAEDSLQQIDNLNDNLNSEGMALNGYYGSHQNVHGMIQLNLMEPPQDGYYVNPQSMQGLGQLNSLASNHDGFFGTQPSLHGLNLDHRISVSDCRMIQI, encoded by the exons ATGGTTGATGTTGTAGATGAAGTGTGTGGTAGGGATGGAGAAATTGTTCATTATCCTAGGACTGATAGTCTAGGGATCGAAGGTGATGCTGATCTTGAGCCACGTGATGGCATTGAATTTGAATCGCATGAGGCAGCATATTCCTTTTATCAAGAATATGCCAAGTCTATGGGGTTTACAACCTCCATTAAAAATAGTCGTCGCTCAAAGAAGTCGAAAGAATTTATTGATGCTAAATTTGCATGCTCCAGATATGGGCTCACCCCAGAGTCTGATAGTGGTGGCAGTAGACGACCTTGCGTAAAGAAGACGGACTGCAAAGCCAGCATGCATGTGAAAAGAAAACGAGATGGGAAATGGTACATTCACGAATTTGTAAAGAAGCATAACCATGAACTTCTACCGGCACTAGCATATCATTTTAGAGTTCACAGGAATGTTAAATTAGCTGAAAAGAGTAACATGGATATTCTTCACGCAGTTAGTGAAAGAACAAGAAAAATGTATGTTCAGATGTCCAAACAAACAGGAGGGGATCGTAAAGATGATATCCTAAGAACTGACTTGAATTTCCAGAGTGAGAAGGGGCGTTGTTTGGCTTTGGAAGTAGGTGATGCCCAACTAATGTTGGAATACTTTGTGCATATTCAGAAAGAAAATCCATATTTTTTCTATGCAGTTGACTTGAATGAAAATCAGCAGCTAAGAAACTTGCTATGGGTTGATGCGAAAAGTAGAAGAGATTATGGAAATTTCAGTGATGTTGTGTCTTTTGAcactaaatatatgaaaaataatgaCAAAATGCCGTTTGCTCCGTTTGTAGGAGTGAACCATCATTTTCAACCTATGTTACTTGGCTGTGCACTGCTTGCTGATGAGTCTAAAGCGACATATGTCTGGTTAATGAAGACCTGGCTTAGAGCAATGAGTGGGACAGCTCCCAACGTAATAATCACTGATCAAGAAAAATCTCTGGCTGCTGCCATAAAAGAAGTTTTTCCAACATCTCGTCATTGCTTTTCTTTATGGCATGTATTGGAAAGGATTCCTGATATTCTTGATGATGTAATCAAGCGGCATGAGAACTTTATGGAGAAATTCAGCAAGTGTATTTTTAAGTCATTAACAGATGAACAATTTGATATGAAGTGGTGGAAAATGATCAGCAGATTTGAACTTCAAGAGAATGACTGGATTCATTCGTTGTATGAAGATCGTAAAAGGTGGGTGCCTACCTTTATGAAAGATACTTTTCTTGCCGGAATGTCAACACTTCAACGGTCTGAAAGCGTAAACTCTTACTTCGACAAATATATTCACAAGAAAATCACCTTGAAAGAGTTTGTTAGACAATATGGGACGATCCTGCAAAACAGGTACGAAGAGGAAGCAATATCTGACTTTGATACTTGGCATAAACAGCCTGCGCTGAAATCTCCTTCACCTTGGGAAAAACAGATGTCAACAGTATATACACACTCAATATTCAAAAAGTTCCAGGTTGAGGTCTTGGGCGTAGTTGGATGtcatcccaaaaaagaaagtgaATGTGCTACAAGCATGACATTCATTGTCGATGACTGTGAAAAGAGTAAAAGTTTTACAGTGATGTTTGATGCAGCAAAGTCGGAAGTATCCTGTTCATGCCTTTTATTTCAGTACAAAGGTTATCTATGCAGGCATTCTATGATTGTTCTTCAAATTTGCGGTCTTTCAAGCATCCCATCTCAGTACATTTTAAAAAGGTGGACAAAAGATGCAAAGAACTGTCAATCAATAATAGAAGGAGCAGAAAGGAAGCAAAGTAGGGTGCAGTTGTATAATGGTCTATGTAAATATGCCATTGAATTGGCAGAAGAAGGTTCCTTATCCGAAAAGAGTTACAATATTGCATTTCGTGCAATAGTAGAAGCTCTCAAGACTTGTGTGAATGTCAATAATAAAGGTGCCGCAGAGTCCAGCAGCACTACTCAAGGCCTTCGCGATGGGGAAGAAGAGCAACAGGCAATATTTGCAAGTGAAGGACTcaagaaaagaaagaacatgGGCAAGAAAAGGAAG GTACAAGCACCGCCTGAATCCATGCCTGTTGAGGCTGAAGATAGCTTGCAGCAAATA GACAATTTGAATGACAATCTGAATTCGGAGGGAATGGCTCTTAACGGTTATTACGGGTCTCATCAGAACGTCCATGGAATG ATACAATTGAACTTGATGGAGCCACCACAAGATGGTTACTATGTAAACCCACAGAGTATGCAAGGACTG GGACAACTAAATTCATTAGCATCGAACCATGATGGTTTCTTTGGGACTCAACCCAGCTTGCATGGATTG AATTTAGACCATCGAATTTCAGTTTCGGATTGCAG GATGATCCAAATTTGA
- the LOC108204859 gene encoding protein FAR-RED IMPAIRED RESPONSE 1 isoform X1, with product MVDVVDEVCGRDGEIVHYPRTDSLGIEGDADLEPRDGIEFESHEAAYSFYQEYAKSMGFTTSIKNSRRSKKSKEFIDAKFACSRYGLTPESDSGGSRRPCVKKTDCKASMHVKRKRDGKWYIHEFVKKHNHELLPALAYHFRVHRNVKLAEKSNMDILHAVSERTRKMYVQMSKQTGGDRKDDILRTDLNFQSEKGRCLALEVGDAQLMLEYFVHIQKENPYFFYAVDLNENQQLRNLLWVDAKSRRDYGNFSDVVSFDTKYMKNNDKMPFAPFVGVNHHFQPMLLGCALLADESKATYVWLMKTWLRAMSGTAPNVIITDQEKSLAAAIKEVFPTSRHCFSLWHVLERIPDILDDVIKRHENFMEKFSKCIFKSLTDEQFDMKWWKMISRFELQENDWIHSLYEDRKRWVPTFMKDTFLAGMSTLQRSESVNSYFDKYIHKKITLKEFVRQYGTILQNRYEEEAISDFDTWHKQPALKSPSPWEKQMSTVYTHSIFKKFQVEVLGVVGCHPKKESECATSMTFIVDDCEKSKSFTVMFDAAKSEVSCSCLLFQYKGYLCRHSMIVLQICGLSSIPSQYILKRWTKDAKNCQSIIEGAERKQSRVQLYNGLCKYAIELAEEGSLSEKSYNIAFRAIVEALKTCVNVNNKGAAESSSTTQGLRDGEEEQQAIFASEGLKKRKNMGKKRKVQAPPESMPVEAEDSLQQIDNLNDNLNSEGMALNGYYGSHQNVHGMIQLNLMEPPQDGYYVNPQSMQGLGQLNSLASNHDGFFGTQPSLHGLGPLEFRPSNFSFGLQDDPNLRSTQLHGNTSRHV from the exons ATGGTTGATGTTGTAGATGAAGTGTGTGGTAGGGATGGAGAAATTGTTCATTATCCTAGGACTGATAGTCTAGGGATCGAAGGTGATGCTGATCTTGAGCCACGTGATGGCATTGAATTTGAATCGCATGAGGCAGCATATTCCTTTTATCAAGAATATGCCAAGTCTATGGGGTTTACAACCTCCATTAAAAATAGTCGTCGCTCAAAGAAGTCGAAAGAATTTATTGATGCTAAATTTGCATGCTCCAGATATGGGCTCACCCCAGAGTCTGATAGTGGTGGCAGTAGACGACCTTGCGTAAAGAAGACGGACTGCAAAGCCAGCATGCATGTGAAAAGAAAACGAGATGGGAAATGGTACATTCACGAATTTGTAAAGAAGCATAACCATGAACTTCTACCGGCACTAGCATATCATTTTAGAGTTCACAGGAATGTTAAATTAGCTGAAAAGAGTAACATGGATATTCTTCACGCAGTTAGTGAAAGAACAAGAAAAATGTATGTTCAGATGTCCAAACAAACAGGAGGGGATCGTAAAGATGATATCCTAAGAACTGACTTGAATTTCCAGAGTGAGAAGGGGCGTTGTTTGGCTTTGGAAGTAGGTGATGCCCAACTAATGTTGGAATACTTTGTGCATATTCAGAAAGAAAATCCATATTTTTTCTATGCAGTTGACTTGAATGAAAATCAGCAGCTAAGAAACTTGCTATGGGTTGATGCGAAAAGTAGAAGAGATTATGGAAATTTCAGTGATGTTGTGTCTTTTGAcactaaatatatgaaaaataatgaCAAAATGCCGTTTGCTCCGTTTGTAGGAGTGAACCATCATTTTCAACCTATGTTACTTGGCTGTGCACTGCTTGCTGATGAGTCTAAAGCGACATATGTCTGGTTAATGAAGACCTGGCTTAGAGCAATGAGTGGGACAGCTCCCAACGTAATAATCACTGATCAAGAAAAATCTCTGGCTGCTGCCATAAAAGAAGTTTTTCCAACATCTCGTCATTGCTTTTCTTTATGGCATGTATTGGAAAGGATTCCTGATATTCTTGATGATGTAATCAAGCGGCATGAGAACTTTATGGAGAAATTCAGCAAGTGTATTTTTAAGTCATTAACAGATGAACAATTTGATATGAAGTGGTGGAAAATGATCAGCAGATTTGAACTTCAAGAGAATGACTGGATTCATTCGTTGTATGAAGATCGTAAAAGGTGGGTGCCTACCTTTATGAAAGATACTTTTCTTGCCGGAATGTCAACACTTCAACGGTCTGAAAGCGTAAACTCTTACTTCGACAAATATATTCACAAGAAAATCACCTTGAAAGAGTTTGTTAGACAATATGGGACGATCCTGCAAAACAGGTACGAAGAGGAAGCAATATCTGACTTTGATACTTGGCATAAACAGCCTGCGCTGAAATCTCCTTCACCTTGGGAAAAACAGATGTCAACAGTATATACACACTCAATATTCAAAAAGTTCCAGGTTGAGGTCTTGGGCGTAGTTGGATGtcatcccaaaaaagaaagtgaATGTGCTACAAGCATGACATTCATTGTCGATGACTGTGAAAAGAGTAAAAGTTTTACAGTGATGTTTGATGCAGCAAAGTCGGAAGTATCCTGTTCATGCCTTTTATTTCAGTACAAAGGTTATCTATGCAGGCATTCTATGATTGTTCTTCAAATTTGCGGTCTTTCAAGCATCCCATCTCAGTACATTTTAAAAAGGTGGACAAAAGATGCAAAGAACTGTCAATCAATAATAGAAGGAGCAGAAAGGAAGCAAAGTAGGGTGCAGTTGTATAATGGTCTATGTAAATATGCCATTGAATTGGCAGAAGAAGGTTCCTTATCCGAAAAGAGTTACAATATTGCATTTCGTGCAATAGTAGAAGCTCTCAAGACTTGTGTGAATGTCAATAATAAAGGTGCCGCAGAGTCCAGCAGCACTACTCAAGGCCTTCGCGATGGGGAAGAAGAGCAACAGGCAATATTTGCAAGTGAAGGACTcaagaaaagaaagaacatgGGCAAGAAAAGGAAG GTACAAGCACCGCCTGAATCCATGCCTGTTGAGGCTGAAGATAGCTTGCAGCAAATA GACAATTTGAATGACAATCTGAATTCGGAGGGAATGGCTCTTAACGGTTATTACGGGTCTCATCAGAACGTCCATGGAATG ATACAATTGAACTTGATGGAGCCACCACAAGATGGTTACTATGTAAACCCACAGAGTATGCAAGGACTG GGACAACTAAATTCATTAGCATCGAACCATGATGGTTTCTTTGGGACTCAACCCAGCTTGCATGGATTG GGGCCTTTAGAATTTAGACCATCGAATTTCAGTTTCGGATTGCAG GATGATCCAAATTTGAGATCTACCCAGTTGCATGGAAACACCAGTAGACATGTGTGA